One segment of Toxoplasma gondii ME49 chromosome VI, whole genome shotgun sequence DNA contains the following:
- a CDS encoding hypothetical protein (encoded by transcript TGME49_240400), producing MNQGSGAEGGGRKGRRGEHEQVRRQQKAKAVTKKHRKRVWVNYKDKTQGWKKFKKVQDVKARAALWKLRRREDRNAQFDEEPGDAERTLTRASDDPDAFLQQLLDPLHAIRKRKQNALPDEGSDAVHEQKTARARGEKSTERTDGNAARSGAEASRSRHSDDEGNSEEDAEESEEDSGRDDPEEEDESSGEGVRRRGTKRGFGDAQREQREPLHAERRKKRCASESLESNEDEKTDFSLSNSVSSSQAGLPRKHRGSLRGCGGSSAKDEEEAEEKEGKERASPQSFRASESGQRKATAQERHGSSSAVFYPFKKAMEEAARRKAEQDARRKKAEEERVKREEERKIMEARRRQERKKLRARTKKGQPIMGNVMQVLLGKIRRREGFSS from the coding sequence ATGAATCAAGGCTCAGGTGCTGAGGGTGGCGGCCGAAAAGGACGGCGCGGCGAGCACGAGCAAGTTCGTCGGCAACAAAAAGCAAAAGCGGTCACCAAGAAACATAGAAAGCGGGTGTGGGTGAATTATAAGGATAAAACTCAGGGATGGAAGAAGTTCAAAAAAGTTCAAGACGTAAAAGCGCGTGCAGCCCTGTGGAAGCTGCGACGAAGGGAAGACCGCAACGCGCAGTTTGATGAAGAACCTGGTGACGCAGAACGCACTCTTACGCGTGCCAGTGATGACCCCGATGCCttcctgcagcagctgcttgatcctctgcatgcaattCGGAAACGGAAACAAAATGCTTTGCCGGACGAAGGCTCGGACGCGGTGCACGAACAGAAGACGGCGCGAGctcgcggagagaagagcacgGAAAGGACGGACGGAAACGCAGCAAGATCGGGAGCTGAGGCGTCTCGGTCCCGACACTCCGACGACGAAGgcaacagcgaagaagacgcggaagagagcgaagaagattCAGGCAGAGACGAccctgaagaagaggacgaaagcAGTGGTGAGGGGGTGCGCCGCCGCGGAACGAAGCGAGGTTTCGGCGATGCccagcgagagcagagagagccactccacgcagaaagaaggaagaaacgttGTGCGTCAGAGTCACTGGAGTCTAATGAAGATGAGAAAAcagatttctctctctcaaattCGGTGTCCTCTTCCCAGGCAGGTCTCCCGCGCAAACACCGAGGGTCTTTGAGAGGATGTGGCGGCTCTTCTGccaaggacgaggaagaagcagaagagaaggaaggcaagGAGCGTGCATCGCCGCAGTCGTTTCGAGCTTCCGAGAGCGGCCAGCGAAAGGCAACGGCTCAAGAAAGACACGGAAGTTCGTCTGCTGTGTTCTACCCCTTCAAGAAGGCGATGGAGGAGGCGGCACGACGGAAAGCCGAACAAGATGCGAGgcgaaagaaggcagaagaggagagagtcaagagggaagaagagcggaaaatcatggaggcgaggagaagacaagaaagaaagaaacttcgggcgagaacgaagaaaggcCAGCCTATTATGGGAAATGTCATGCAGGTCCTGCTTGGCAAAATCCGACGTAGGGAGGGATTTTCCTCATAA
- a CDS encoding calcium-dependent protein kinase (encoded by transcript TGME49_240390~Gene product name based on ToxoDB Community Expert Annotation.), with product MLDREREKSSSRSELAVNSYRQGLASPASSPQADSSEKNPPSVLRSCLLASQNETAEATKLAQDEAEAAVAAAARTVSLITDMSVEHQRICGLPSLSLVSPASLSVSSPAFSSHTAPPPLSTSRCGGGWTCQGWEQQKSEEQTHPKLAAQFSQRSLREELVKEVRQTLEEERRRVTTELEKQRQHLLHHEGELSLLHCQLNSALREGTLPPLRRHSANAKAIRATTRVGSLSPSAPGFPPARRKVLPLSSLSPLLPPVDVRTQAWLGQGETQQRTESPGGDSVSQEAEERETKREENDEDSSLRTQDAGAPAHREGELTQIAGEPKTKWRSEGEFEKQGKEPNQRKEQNTPDVVEIERKQENSSKPEQHELQEGKPPVACGKSPSQQPAREDTAKGDVLILDKAMQESKGDLPQAKAPDVECRTEKKGQEKRIYTAKDSIRMSTRTDFKQASAVLRHGDSLLRNYVVKQKVGSGTWGDVFIAVERASGLQRAVKRVSKRSVRAMEHAEDEVLLLQRLDHPNIIKVYECFEDYTYVYIVMELCRGGDLYDAILRRMPFDEVATAVLMHQIFSAVHYCHCKYVAHRDIKPENFLLTHPDSFRLKLIDFGLARSFLYDPEELPPRTKLGTMHFAAPELLLGYDGRYADSWSCGVLMYLLLSGELPFDGRTDADVLHRVLYAPPAFTGEMWNSISSAAKDLICRLLTVPPSSRLLPGEALRHPFFHVFLPHTIPLPLYASPGPEPRRHSLSASQSFSSFFLPFQGVGQLFALTRAGAWDMATEAGFTDRRCLFSLVSREKREREKEDRSLEADRALPSSREDHDSLPPRESSNGLSYFSSASPRVSLRSSAPRRCRSDAELFSCAYCGLDTPGETGRGRERNLGLGRDDQGAKATDVYPQDSCRTLFLLSSSEAKPMDAKSRLCLADPTRDGLAQQGSAQALDLPLPVDLPSLGASITSYPQGPREERGNEDEAGGLGTSSFALSASRIWEKILGERKTFGRCRAALAPHSPGFIQEDDRSPASNFGTNELWKKVPASVVSLNAHRQALPPCASAPHLLGARFLREDGTVAFLPLPSLDVLKKKTAAEKKAKRGTKKNQSLDPTQAAALLERIGVPFSGSRSCLEDSALEAGNDSSLASSPVSDPSLSTHKALLGSPQMVGLSLVNKQRPSAGSGGRQVLLANEHDVSEANLAQHEWQTLLEEIAEEIGDGGDSLALTTAYICWCRAPAQQQRALLQGAERTGGPMAPKAKDDETAEEPPKRRTDGDAPDDTRGDCDRLMMEEGEDEEETEEEPSEDATVSEDNATSDAGESPSSSRDLEESDEKDAECGARTALSPAFAFPAVSVPPVFHPQASWFGPGFAASCSTISSLGSTRDDCEAGKGGAASEKAGKNKGSDTHEAEPLRLVGSNENNTSSLSDAATLAALAAVTATQFLQPTMPFYPLGEMRDPPEYPACGTSQSPSPRGVKPPLVYSPRTCPVGSAAVGRGEALGRNVQRPDRPSGRQAGQGGKGRPDEGRSLRANDTEVTFGRNGRETPLMELRAIGAQAAAATVAAFGGLYLDQSSWQPVDRELVTSVCGEKATRSKLRTASGRGHEALPEHPLSSLLSVRAGSAVSPSAQSAGCGVGALSGEGIPGRGESSERNGEERRRRQQEQELNFLLCSPMPHFHLPSRCENCNKTLADTGDGRQPKDAFQPDASSSSLASSTGPASSHSSSFPSLSPSSIPCSVCTPFAARICFLSPQDVKLFPFCPLAPILVARWLNYAGKTVLQKKCASTVVEISRGEFANVSLLSASSRPVTLAALRSGTRGAPPLAGGRGRLDQNCLRLAAGTSRETAEKASAGGGASCLAPVPALCSAEAIERSDCAVEQLQRLEGLFVLLDRDGDGQLTLAETVDGVRRLAELLRFKLKVDLERKKEAKDLARQRERRLEKVAKTISAAKAMVHRQKEFLDVCQRPTPIAIHTLHNKGRVSILSENRGNNEQGDRRRRAQAAGDEARREAGGETRAPLVSPGRGQAGRDSPGGNGAGACGDGRDKCLLGRKTSQPGEGEEIGKRMERTGARAEAISKETQALVCGIDNADRLRAQRRRERRNILATLWQTEDAGVLLEACLRACDTNGDGVLDLSEFLTACVDERIFARQDLLKAAFRKLDLDGDGVISVDEMGAALGWIETCVDDSCRSELVREQHRETKEAQTRRRETKAQIAELLNSGDFDNDGKFSFKDFVACLGAP from the exons ATGTTggaccgagagagagagaagtcctCATCCCGCTCTGAGCTGGCCGTGAACTCGTACAGGCAGGGGCTGGCTTCCCCTGCTTCGTCGCCACAAGCAGACAGCTCCGAGAAGAACCCTCCGTCGGTCCTTAGATCTTGTCTGCTGGCTTCTCAAAATGAGACCGCTGAAGCGACCAAGCTGGCGcaggacgaagcagaggctgCCGTTGCCGCGGCAGCCCGCACCGTGTCCCTGATCACTGACATGTCTGTTGAGCACCAGCGGATCTGCGGTCTTCCCTCTTTGAGTTTggtttctcccgcttctctgtctgtctcttcgcctgcatTCTCTTCGCACACTGCGCCTCCGCCGCTGTCGACTAGTCGGTGTGGTGGGGGGTGGACGTGCCAGGGGTGGGAGCAACAGAAGAGTGAGGAGCAAACGCATCCGAAGCTCGCAGCTCAGTTTTCGCAGAGGAGCCTCCGAGAGGAGCTCGTGAAGGAGGTTCGTCAAActctggaagaagaaaggagacgcgtAACAACCGAgctcgagaagcagagacagcaccTGCTTCACCACGAAGGAGAACTGAGTCTCCTCCACTGTCAGCTGAACTCGGCTCTGCGAGAAGGCACTCTGCCCCCCCTTCGGCGACACTCCGCAAACGCCAAAGCCATCCGGGCGACGACACGAGTCGGCAGTCTGTCCCCCAGTGCTCCTGGCTTCCCCCCGGCGAGACGAAAAGTCCTTCCcttgtcgtctctgtctcctctgcttccaccCGTGGATGTCCGGACGCAGGCATGGTTAGGTCAGGGTGAGACGCAGCAGCGGACAGAGTCgccaggaggagacagcgtttctcaagaagcagaagagagagagacgaagagagaggaaaacgacgagGATTCCTCGCTTCGGACCCAAGATGCTGGCGCACCTGCtcacagagagggagagctGACGCAGATAGCCGGCGAGCCAAAGACGAAATGGAGAAGTGAGGGCGAGTTCGAGAAACAAGGCAAGGAGCCCAAtcaaaggaaagaacaaaacACGCCAGATGTCGTAGAGATagaaaggaaacaggagaatTCTTCGAAGCCGGAACAGCACGAGCTTCAGGAAGGCAAACCACCTGTCGCGTGTGGGAAGTCCCCTTCGCAACAGCCAGCCCGAGAAGACACTGCGAAAGGCGACGTCCTCATTCTTGACAAGGCGATGCAGGAGAGCAAAGGCGATCTTCCACAAGCAAAAGCTCCAGACGTCGAATGCCGGACTGAGAAGAAGGGGCAAGAGAAGCGAATCTACACTGCCAAGGACTCGATTCGAATGTCCACTCGCACTGACTTCAAGCAAGCGAGTGCg GTGTTAAGACACGGAGATAGCCTTCTTAGGAACTATGTCGTGAAACAGAAGGTGGGGTCGGGAACGTGGGGTGACGTCTTCATTGCGGTCGAACGCGCGTCTGGACTCCAGAGGGCCGTCAAGAGAGTCTCCAAGAG GTCTGTCCGAGCCATGGAACATGCAGAGGACGAGgtgcttctccttcagcgTCTGGACCACCCGAACATCATCAAAGTCTACGAGTGTTTCGAGGACTACACTTACGTCTACATT GTCATGGAGCTCTGCCGAGGAGGGGACCTGTACGACGCCATCTTGCGCCGGAT GCCCTTCGACGAAGTTGCCACCGCGGTGTTGATGCACCAGATTTTCTCTGCCGTTCACTACTGCCACTGCAAATATGTTGCACACAG AGACATCAAACCGGAGAACTTCCTGCTCACGCATCCAGACTCCTTCAGACTGAAACTCATCGACTTTGGTCTCGCCAGGAGTTTTCTCTACGATCCAGAGGAGCTACCGCCGCGGACGAAAC TGGGGACGATGCACTTCGCCGCGCCGGAacttcttt TGGGATACGATGGACGCTACGCGGACTCGTGGAGTTGCGGCGTCCTGATGTATCTGCTGCTGAGTGGAGAGCTCCCCTTCGATGGCCGAACTGACGCCGACGTTCTTCATCGG GTGCTTTACGCGCCTCCGGCCTTCACAGGAGAAATGTGGAACAGTATTTCCTCTGCCGCCAAGGATTTGATTTGCCGCCTGCTCACCGTTCCGCCGTCTTCGCGACTGCTTCCAGGGGAGGCTCTGCGACACCCGTTCTTCCATGTGTTCCTTCCTCATACGattccgcttcctctctaCGCTTCCCCCGGCCCTGAACCTCGCCGGCATTCGCTGTCGGCATCGcagtccttctcttcgtttttcttgccTTTCCAAGGTGTGGGACAACTGTTTGCCTTAACGCGAGCCGGCGCCTGGGATATGGCGACGGAGGCGGGCTTCACAGATCGgaggtgtctcttctctcttgtgtccagagaaaaacgagagagggagaaggaagacagatCCCTCGAAGCGGATCGCGCCCTTCCTTCATCGAGAGAGGATCATGATTCTTTGCCGCCGCGTGAATCGTCTAACGGCCTCTCGTATTtctcctcggcgtctccgcgtGTCTCGCTCCGTTCATCCGCCCCTCGACGTTGTCGTTCGGACGCAGAGCTTTTCTCCTGCGCATACTGTGGACTTGACACACCCGGGGAAACcgggagaggacgcgagagaaacctCGGCCTTGGTCGAGACGACCAAGGAGCAAAAGCGACAGATGTGTACCCACAAGACAGCTGTAGgactttgtttcttctgtcatCTAGCGAGGCAAAGCCTATGGATGCAAAAtcgcgcctctgcctcgcaGACCCCACCCGGGATGGCCTCGCTCAGCAAGGTTCTGCACAGGCCCTAGACCTGCCTCTGCCGGTCGACCTCCCGTCGCTTGGAGCCTCCATCACCTCCTACCCTCAAGGCCCTCGTGAGGAACGGgggaacgaagacgaggcaggcgGTCTGGGCACTTCGAGTTTTgctctttctgcctcgcgAATATGGGAGAAGATCCtgggggagagaaagacttTCGGCCGCTGCCGGGCTGCACTTGCGCCCCACTCACCTGGGTTTATTCAAGAAGACGACCGCAGTCCAGCATCGAACTTCGGGACAAACGAACTGTGGAAGAAAGTGCCTGCCTCTGTGGTGTCCCTCAATGCGCATCGCCAGGCTCTTCCGCCCTGCGCCTCGGCGCCACATCTCCTTGGCGCGCGATTCCTAAGGGAAGACGGAACGGTagcttttctgcctctcccttctttaGATGTactgaaaaagaagacagcggccgagaaaaaagcgaagcGAGGGACAAAGAAAAACCAGTCCTTGGATCCTACTCAAGCTGCCGCACTGCTTGAGCGGATCGGCGTTCCGTTCTCCGGATCGAGATCGTGTCTGGAAGACTCGGCTCTTGAAGCCGGGAACGATTCCagcctcgcttcttctcccgtttcgGACCCGTCCCTGTCCACACATAAGGCGCTGCTAGGTTCTCCGCAGATGGTCGGCCTTTCGCTGGTCAACAAGCAGAGACCGAGCGCTGGATCTGGGGGGCGCCAGGTCTTGTTGGCAAATGAGCACGACGTGTCTGAGGCAAATTTAGCTCAACACGAGTGGCAGACGCTGCTGGAAGAAATCGCCGAAGAGATCGGCGACGGTGGAGACTCTTTGGCGCTGACGACCGCGTACATCTGCTGGTGTCGCGCGCCAGCTCAGCAGCAGAGAGCCTTGCTGCAGGGCGCAGAGAGGACCGGGGGGCCGATGGCGCCAAAAGCGAAGGACGACGAAACAGCGGAGGAACcgccgaagagaaggacagacgGCGATGCCCCAGACGACACTCGCGGCGACTGTGACAGGCTGATGatggaagaaggggaagacgaggaagagacggaagaagaaccCAGTGAAGATGCCACTGTGAGTGAGGACAATGCGACAAGCGACGCGGGCGAGTCGCCGAGCTCGTCCAGAGACCTCGAAGAGAGTGACGAGAAGGACGCCGAGTGCGGCGCCCGAACTGCTCTCTCGCCGGCATTCGCCTTTCCTGCAGTGTCTGTACCGCCTGTGTTCCATCCGCAAGCGTCGTGGTTCGGCCCGGGGTTTGCGGCGTCGTGCTCAACTATCTCGTCTCTGGGATCCACCCGAGACGACTGCGAGGCAGGCAAGGGCGGGGCAGCTTCAGAAAAGGCAGGGAAGAATAAGGGCAGTGACACACACGAGGCTGAGCCCCTGAGACTTGTCGGAAGTAACGAGAACAACACGAGCAGTTTGAGCGACGCGGCGACTCTTGCCGCCCTCGCCGCTGTCACAGCAACTCAATTTCTCCAACCCACGATGCCATTTTACCCTCTGGGTGAAATGAGAGATCCGCCCGAATACCCTGCATGTGGAACCTCGCAGTCGCCTTCCCCTCGTGGCGTCAAGCCTCCTCTTGTCTACAGTCCGCGCACCTGCCCTGTGGGGTCCGCGGCTGTTGGGAGGGGTGAAGCTCTGGGAAGAAACGTGCAGAGGCCCGACCGACCATCCGGCCGCCAAGCGGGACAAGGAGGCAAAGGAAGGCCTGACGAAGGAAGGAGCTTACGGGCGAATGACACCGAAGTCACCTTTGGTcgaaacgggagagagacacctcTCATGGAGCTGCGTGCAATTGGAGCCCAAGCCGCGGCTGCGACTGTCGCCGCTTTCGGTGGCTTGTACCTTGACCAGAGTAGCTGGCAGCCTGTCGACCGCGAGTTAGTGACTTCTGTttgcggagagaaggcgacacgTTCAAAGCTGCGCACAGCGTCAGGAAGAGGACATGAAGCGCTGCCGGAACATCCgctgtcgtctctcctctccgtccgAGCTGGCTCCGCAGTTTCCCCGAGTGCCCAGAGCGCTGGATGTGGCGTTGGCGCCTTGAGCGGCGAAGGCATTCCTGGCCGAGGCGAAAGTTCTGAAAGGAATGGCGAAGAACGCCGCAGGCGACAGCAGGAACAGGAGCTcaacttccttctctgttcgccCATGCCTCACTTCCACTTGCCCTCTCGGTGTGAAAACTGCAACAAGACCCTGGCCGACACAGGCGACGGACGACAGCCAAAAGACGCTTTCCAGCCCGACGCGTCATCTTcatctctcgcttcttccactggccctgcttcctctcactcttcctcttttccctccctttctccttcctcgatTCCGTGTTCCGTTTGCACGCCCTTCGCGGCGCGGATCTGCTTTCTGAGTCCTCAGGACGTGAAGCTGTTTCCCTTTTGTCCCTTGGCGCCGATTCTCGTGGCGCGGTGGTTGAACTACGCGGGGAAGACGGTGTTGCAAAAGAAGTGCGCTTCCACTGTGGTTGAAATTTCTCGGGGAGAATTCGCAAacgtctcgcttctctctgcatcttcgcGGCCCGTGACTCTGGCGGCCCTGCGGTCGGGAACACGTGGGGCTCCGCCGCTCGCTGGAGGCCGGGGGCGACTCGACCAAAACTGCCTGCGACTGGCAGCTGGAACGTctagagagacagcggagaaggcAAGTGCGGGTGGCGGAGCGTCTTGCTTGGCGCCTGTTCCAGCCCTGTGTTCGGCAGAAGCGAtcgagagaagcgactgcGCAGTCGAGCAACTTCAGCGCCTCGAGGGGCTCTTCGTGCTCCTTGACCGCGACGGCGACGGCCAGTTGACGCTGGCGGAGACAGTCGACGGGGTACGACGTTTGGCCGAGCTTTTGCGCTTCAAATTGAAGGTGGATCtcgagcgaaagaaagaggcgaaggatTTGGCGCGGCAGCGAGAACGGCGTCTTGAAAAAGTCGCGAAGACAATCAGTGCAGCCAAGGCTATGGTTCACCGCCAGAAGGAATTCCTCGACGTCTGCCAGAGACCGACTCCCATCGCCATCCACACACTCCACAACAAGGGCCGAGTGTCGATCCTCAGTGAAAACAGAGGCAACAACGAGCAaggcgacagaaggagaagagcacAGGCAGCTGGCGATGAAGCACGCCGAGAGGCGGGAGGTGAAACGCGagctcctctcgtctctccggGTAGGGGACAGGCTGGGCGCGACAGCCCTGGTGGGAACGGCGCAGGGGCTTgcggagacggaagagacaaaTGTCTGCTTGGCCGAAAAACTAGTCAACCAGGTGAAGGGGAGGAGATCGGCAAAAGAATGGAGAGGACAGGTGCGCGAGCAGAAGCAATAtcaaaggagacacaggcgctCGTTTGTGGCATAGATAACGCAGATCGTTTGAgggcgcagagaagacgcgaaagaagaaacattCTGGCGACCCTGTggcagacagaagacgcaggggTGCTTCTAGAAGCATGCCTACGCGCCTGTGACACCAACGGCGACGGCGTCCTCGACCTGTCGGAATTCCTCACCGCGTGTGTGGACGAACGGATCTTCGCGAGACAAGATCTGCTCAA agccGCCTTCCGCAAACTCGACCTCGACGGTGACGGAGTCATCAGCGTCGACGAGATGGGCGCCGCCCTGGGGTGGATCGAAACATGCGTGGATGATTCTTGCCGATCGGAGCTCGTGAGGGagcaacacagagaaacaaaagaagCCCAAacacgaagacgcgagaccAAGG CACAGATTGCGGAGCTTCTCAATTCTGGAGACTTCGACAACGATGGAAAATTCAGTTTCAAA GACTTTGTTGCTTGTCTCGGAGCACCGTAA